AGGCCCTGACAGGGCTCATCAAGGATCAGCACCCGTGGTTGTTTGACCATGGCCCGCGCCAACAAGACTAGACGCTGTTCACCATACGACAAACGTCGAAATGGATGGTCCGCCTTTTCTTCCATATGCAATAAAGTCAGCCACTGTTGAGCAATCTGTTCCTGACGACCTGTCGGCCGCTGATACAAACCGATGGAATCATAAAAACCTGACAAAACAACGGTCTTTACTGAAACCCGCAACCGATATTCCTGGTGGAACAGGGCGGAAACCAGCCCGACATGACGTTTGATTTCCCATACGCTCTCGCCGCTACCTCGATGGTGACCGAAGAGGACGATATCATTGGCATAAGCTTGCGGGTTATCGCCACTGATGAGGCTGAGCAGGGTTGATTTTCCGGAGCCGTTGGGGCCGGATATCTTCCAATGCTCACCGGAGAACACCTGCCAACACACATCGTGAAGAATTTTTTTATCGCCATAACGTATCCCGACATGCGCCAGGGAGATCAGTGGAGCACTGCTGCACCCGGCCAAGGGTGGCAAGGCATCATCACATAGCGGAAACAACGAGGTATCTAAAGACTCAAAGTGATGCAATTTTCGGACACTTTCGTGCCCTTCAACCGCATCCCGCCGCCCTTGATCAATAATCGTTCCCTGATGCAGATACGCAAGATGCGTGATAGAAGGCAGCAGATCACTAAAGCGATTGACCATCAAAATCAGCTGCCCTCCCTGGTCAACCCAGGAATCGATCAATTCTCGCAACGCGTTGCGGGCCATGACATCAAGACCGTCAAAAGGTTCATCCAAAACCAGAAGTTGTGGCTGCTGCATCAAAGCCTGAAGAATCATCACCTTACGCATCTCACCCGTTGATAAAAAGCGTAACCCCCTCGGCAGCAGGTCCAGACAGCCCAGACGTGACGCGATTTCCTGGAGTCGTTGCGGGCTGTCGGCCTGAATAAAATCTTCGACACAGGTTCCATGATCAATGCGATCCAAAAAATCGGAGTCATCATGTTCCCGCTCAAATTGCAGCACGTCGCCAAGACGTTCAAAACTGACCAGCGCAGTATTTTTTGGCAAGTGACAGAGTCCATTCGAGACAGGTACGGTGCCACACAAAACGCGCCCTAAGACACTTTTCCCCGAACCATTGCGTCCAACGAATGCCCACTGTTGCTCAGAAGAAATCGTCAGAGACAGATCCCGCAACCAAAACTTTTTGCGGACCTCGACGTCAATTTTTTCAAGCAGAACAAACACGATTCCTCCGTCTTTTTAGCGATAACACGATGACACGCAATTGACGAACATAGCAGGAATACAGTAAAAAGGGGATTCATTATAAAGAGTTCAGCTCATCGTTTGGCCGACATTGAGGTTTCCATGGCATTTTCTGAATTTGAATTGAAACGGATCGACAAACTGGTCGGTGGCTTGTGCCGCAGCAAAAGTCCCGAGGCGCTACACGACCGACTGCGCTATGAGTACCTGATCCAGGACAATGACGTCTTCATCACCGAGATCCGGCCGCATTGGAAAGATCCTGAACAACAGACAGAAACCGGTCTCGCTCTACTCCATTATCAAGCAGAAACACAGATCTGGAGTCTATTCTGGCAGCGTATCAATCAGCAATGGGTGCCTTATGAATCCCATTTTGAAGACCGCGTACTGGACCATCTGATCAAAGAAATTCACGATGATTCGTTTGGCGTGTTCTTTGGCTAAAGGTCGAACAAAAAGAAAGGAACGCCATGACAGCTCCCCATTTAGAGTTACGATGCAGCTGGTGTCTCTCACACGCAGAGTATATTCATTACCACGATACGCAGTGGGGTGTCCCCTTACATGGTGACCGTGAACTGTTTGAAATGCTGACGCTTGAAGGCGCTCAGGCCGGACTGAGCTGGCTGACCATCCTCAAAAAACGCTTGTCTTATCGTGAGGCATTTGACAATTTTGACATTAAAACAGTAGCGGCTTATACAGACCAAAACGTTGAACGTCTGATGAACAATCCCGGCATTGTCCGTAACCGTTTGAAAATCACTTCAGCCATTCGCAATGCTCAGGGAATTTTACGCATTATTGAGGAACATGGAAGTTTTGATCACTATCTCTGGGCATTTGTTGATGGCAGACCAATCATCAACCATTGGCGCAGCCTAGATGAAGTCCCTGCCGAAACAGCCAAATCTCGAAAACTGAGTCGAGAGTTGAAGAAACGCGGTTTCAACTTTGTCGGCCCGACCATCTGCTATGCCCTGATGCAATCCATCGGCATGGTCAATGACCATCTGGTCAGCTGTCCGCGCCATGCCCAGCTAAGCGCGGCTGTGGATTCTGCTGAGCGTGTTAAGCCAATCAGGCCATGACCTGTTGACCTTCAGGGGCTCCAAAGCTGGAAGATTCAAAGCAGTCCTGCTCTTTAAGCATCATCTTTTTTGTGCCGACGGCTCCAAGGTTAAACAGGGCATCAACAATGCTGACTTCATGACAAAAGGGGTAATCGCTTCTTTGCGCATAAGGTGGATAGTTTTTATACGTCATCCACATCACCTTCATCCCCGCTTCGCGAAAAGCCTCAACATCCAGATACCCCCTGGCTGAAGGGCCGCTCAGGTACATGGTCGCTCCAGACTTCCGGCAAAGATCGACCAGCCTCGAGACTTTTCCGCCGCTGTTGCACTCTGAATCAAGAGAGATTTTAGTATCGATGCCAAGAATTTCACAGATTTTCGTCATAAAGAGGTAGTTGACACGGCTTAGAAGGTGCTCATCTGTACGGAGATAAAGGTCTTCAAAATCTTTTCTATAGGCTTCAAAAAATGGTGCTTTCGAATAATTATGCAACAGCGTTGCCCAATGTTTCTTCCCCCAGTTGCCATCAGAAATCTCTGCCTCAATAATTTTCTGACTGAATCGTCCCTTGGTTTTAATCGGCACCGTTAACCATTTAGGTCCGTCAGAGGTCATGATTCGGTTGCGATTACGCCAATCCCTGCGAGTCATTTGCACATGATCCAGGAGTATGAATTCGTCAACCAAGTCAATAATATTGAAATACCCCTTCCAGGGGATGTAACTCGATTGAATAATTGCGACTTTCTTATCTTCCAAGTTCACTTTATGGCAATTCCCATGCAATAGGGTTTATGAGCTTCTCATTGTGACAACAACCAGAAGAGGCAATACACACGCCAAGTAAAACCAAACAACGTTGACTCATGACCTCTACAAATTCAGCCTATTGTCCGACCACATCTTATGTTTAAAAAAATTCTTCAACAACACTCTGGTGTGAATAACTTCTCCAATTATTTTTCCTTTGAATAACAGAAAAAATTTCCATCGAGATATTTTGTTTTTTAAAACGATACTCAGGCCTCTTTTGTAGCCATTTTCCCGGGCTGTATGGAGAACAGCTCTGATCAAAAGACGGGCACAGCCATGCTTTCTTTCCTTCCGTTCAACAAACAACGAGTGAATGTAAATATCACCAGATTCCATTGGAACAGGCACCCGCATGAGTTGGGGATTAATCGTGTCACTCAACCAGCCACACCCCACAGGAGCATTCTTATAAAAAGCGATCACGCCAACACCACCCTCAATAAAAACATTCTTCAGATATTGAACAGGGAAAGGAACAAGCGTCGACAATCCGTGCAAATACGCCAGACATTCAATGTCATCAAGACAGGTCACCGCTTTAAGCTGATAGCGTAATGTGTTTTTGACTGGTTTGGCCGATTCAAGATCGTGCGCTAAAAGGTAAAACTCGTGTTTTGAGTAAACAATCTTTCTCAACGTCTCTCCAAGAGATTTGCTACCCTCTTGGAGGCCAGCCTTTTTAAAAACGTTACCCGTATGGATAAGAGACTGAATCAGTTGCTTAATCAGATTGTTCAAAACGGCCCACCCTAAAAAAATTATTGGGAGTTTACTCTAATTCCCAAAGACCTTCGGACACGTTTCACCATTTCAGGATAACGACAGCTCTGCGGACAATCAAAAGCGACATATCCCAGACTAGTCCCGGTATGAATAAAGGGCTCAACGTGATCACCCACCTGGGCGAGGCTCTGATAAG
This is a stretch of genomic DNA from uncultured Desulfuromonas sp.. It encodes these proteins:
- the modF gene encoding molybdate ABC transporter ATP-binding protein ModF yields the protein MFVLLEKIDVEVRKKFWLRDLSLTISSEQQWAFVGRNGSGKSVLGRVLCGTVPVSNGLCHLPKNTALVSFERLGDVLQFEREHDDSDFLDRIDHGTCVEDFIQADSPQRLQEIASRLGCLDLLPRGLRFLSTGEMRKVMILQALMQQPQLLVLDEPFDGLDVMARNALRELIDSWVDQGGQLILMVNRFSDLLPSITHLAYLHQGTIIDQGRRDAVEGHESVRKLHHFESLDTSLFPLCDDALPPLAGCSSAPLISLAHVGIRYGDKKILHDVCWQVFSGEHWKISGPNGSGKSTLLSLISGDNPQAYANDIVLFGHHRGSGESVWEIKRHVGLVSALFHQEYRLRVSVKTVVLSGFYDSIGLYQRPTGRQEQIAQQWLTLLHMEEKADHPFRRLSYGEQRLVLLARAMVKQPRVLILDEPCQGLDDVHRSMVLSLIDYLGRQGRTQLLYVTHHEEDRIPCISRHLRLVPSGQGGFTAQIGSGSTGL
- a CDS encoding DUF3024 domain-containing protein — translated: MAFSEFELKRIDKLVGGLCRSKSPEALHDRLRYEYLIQDNDVFITEIRPHWKDPEQQTETGLALLHYQAETQIWSLFWQRINQQWVPYESHFEDRVLDHLIKEIHDDSFGVFFG
- a CDS encoding DNA-3-methyladenine glycosylase I; this translates as MTAPHLELRCSWCLSHAEYIHYHDTQWGVPLHGDRELFEMLTLEGAQAGLSWLTILKKRLSYREAFDNFDIKTVAAYTDQNVERLMNNPGIVRNRLKITSAIRNAQGILRIIEEHGSFDHYLWAFVDGRPIINHWRSLDEVPAETAKSRKLSRELKKRGFNFVGPTICYALMQSIGMVNDHLVSCPRHAQLSAAVDSAERVKPIRP
- a CDS encoding WbqC family protein; translated protein: MNLEDKKVAIIQSSYIPWKGYFNIIDLVDEFILLDHVQMTRRDWRNRNRIMTSDGPKWLTVPIKTKGRFSQKIIEAEISDGNWGKKHWATLLHNYSKAPFFEAYRKDFEDLYLRTDEHLLSRVNYLFMTKICEILGIDTKISLDSECNSGGKVSRLVDLCRKSGATMYLSGPSARGYLDVEAFREAGMKVMWMTYKNYPPYAQRSDYPFCHEVSIVDALFNLGAVGTKKMMLKEQDCFESSSFGAPEGQQVMA
- a CDS encoding GNAT family N-acetyltransferase, whose protein sequence is MNNLIKQLIQSLIHTGNVFKKAGLQEGSKSLGETLRKIVYSKHEFYLLAHDLESAKPVKNTLRYQLKAVTCLDDIECLAYLHGLSTLVPFPVQYLKNVFIEGGVGVIAFYKNAPVGCGWLSDTINPQLMRVPVPMESGDIYIHSLFVERKERKHGCARLLIRAVLHTARENGYKRGLSIVLKNKISRWKFFLLFKGKIIGEVIHTRVLLKNFFKHKMWSDNRLNL